AGAGCACTATCCTGTAAGAGTTTCTCACCGACGGTAAGCCCTTAAGGATCATAATCATGCTGCCTGTCCCGCCATCAGTCCCGCTGAAAGCGGGGCCGCAGGCTGGGCATGTCAACTACCTGGCGGCTGACAGTGATTATTGGCAAGAAGGGACAGCTTGCCTGAACTATAATTCTTGACGTTGCCGTTTATTTATAATATCTTGTATCCGCAGCGCTCCCTCGTGGTGAAGCTGCGTTGGGGCGCTTAGTGATTGTTTTTCCCGGGAGCATTAATACAATGAGGGAGCCTTTCATGACAGCACGTTCCACAAGTGTCCTTTCCCTATCCTGTGGAGCCGAACTTCCGGCCGTAACAGCAAGGAATGCTCAATTTCTTTTGCGCGAGCTGATATTAGCATCTCAGGTGGCTATAATGCGACTTTACTCTTATTATTACCACTGGCAGGGGCAAGATATGCAGGGTACTGCCGTCGCCTCGGGCATTTATCTTGCGGTTCTGCCAATACAAAACATGCACGCAACAAGAAAAATCCTACTCTTGAAATAGGAACACTTCACTCGCGCTGAAGGGTAAAAGGGGGAGCCATGAAAAGAACCACAATATTCATCATTATCCTGATGGGGTGCAGCTCAAGCCTTACCCAAGCCCAAATCCCTGAAATCGACACCCTGCAGTATTTTGATTATGATAGCCTTGGCGGTTACTGCTATATGACCTTGGGCGATGTTGAAGGTTGGTACATGCGATTTGATCCGCCCGAGGAATGGGATCGCTATAACGTAATACAGGCGGACATAGTCATCAGCGATAAAGTCTCTTTCCCGATCCTTGATTGGCTCTTTTTCGGTTCCGACAGCGGGATTCTGAGTGACACCGGATATTATCATGCATCTCAGATTTCAATTTCAGACAGCACAGATGTATATCCCAACTGGAAGAGCTATGATCTATCCCAATCGGACTTGAAAAACTTGCAGGGCTCGTTATGGCTGACAACGAAATATGATGTGGTTGACTGTGATACGACCAAGATTAAAGGCCATACTTTTTTTGAGGTTGTATGGCCACCAAACACTCTCCATCTTACTTATGAAGGAGCCATCCGCCTAGTCGTCCAGAAGAGCGGGACTGTCGGGATAGAGAGCGACATGGGATACCAAGAAAGAGCAACGGCGGGCCATACAGTCTTATCCATGTTTCCCAATCCTACCAATAGCCATACCTGGATTCATGTCAATTTGAGTGGGGAACAGATTGGGCACAGTAAATCACTTACGATTTATAATCTTTTAGGCCAAGCCCTTTTCAAACAGATACTGAACACTGGTGAAAGTAGACATTACTTACTCAGATGGCCTAATGATCATCATATGGTCAACCATCTTCCCTCAGGAATATATCTGGTAGTCCTTGGTGAAGGTGAAAATGCCGTTATTAAGAAATTAGCCGTAATAAAATAGGGGGATATATGTCAACCAGAAACCAACTTTCAATTTCACACAAGGTAATTGGAATTATGCTTGTGTTGATAAGC
This DNA window, taken from Candidatus Neomarinimicrobiota bacterium, encodes the following:
- a CDS encoding T9SS type A sorting domain-containing protein, with protein sequence MKRTTIFIIILMGCSSSLTQAQIPEIDTLQYFDYDSLGGYCYMTLGDVEGWYMRFDPPEEWDRYNVIQADIVISDKVSFPILDWLFFGSDSGILSDTGYYHASQISISDSTDVYPNWKSYDLSQSDLKNLQGSLWLTTKYDVVDCDTTKIKGHTFFEVVWPPNTLHLTYEGAIRLVVQKSGTVGIESDMGYQERATAGHTVLSMFPNPTNSHTWIHVNLSGEQIGHSKSLTIYNLLGQALFKQILNTGESRHYLLRWPNDHHMVNHLPSGIYLVVLGEGENAVIKKLAVIK